The following coding sequences lie in one Rutidosis leptorrhynchoides isolate AG116_Rl617_1_P2 chromosome 6, CSIRO_AGI_Rlap_v1, whole genome shotgun sequence genomic window:
- the LOC139851373 gene encoding monooxygenase 2-like: protein MGVGDELRSQYLEVQGMVIKTENGRVLRSFTFKEEDQTQEVRVVERKALLETLAKQLPVDSISYSSKLSKIEKNENGETLLQLANGTQISSKVVIGCDGVRSSVAKWMGFSEPKYVGYCSFRGLANYPDGQPYESLVNYIYGRGIRAAYIPVSPTKVYWFVCFNSPVPGPKITDPFVLKKQTKELIKNWPLEFRNVIDATPEDTIIRTPVADRWSWPGLSPSASSGGVVLVGDAWHPMTPNIGQGGCCALEDVVVLVQKLAPALNAGPTFIEDALRSYRNERWTRVFSMTVRANVTCAVLHLENPVACAIRDHVLVPKLIRLGPMLEYTNFEFDPLLQISP from the exons ATGGGAGTTGGTGATGAACTTAGATCTCAATACCTTGAGGTTCAAGG GATGGTGATTAAAACAGAAAATGGAAGAGTTCTACGCTCATTCACATTCAAAGAAGAAGATCAAAC TCAAGAGGTTCGCGTAGTTGAAAGAAAAGCTCTTTTGGAAACTCTGGCTAAACAACTACCTGTAGATTCCATTTCTTATTCCTCAAAGTTGTCAAAGATCGAAAAAAATGAAAATGGTGAAACCTTGCTACAACTTGCTAATGGTACTCAAATATCATCCAAG GTGGTAATTGGATGTGATGGAGTTCGCTCTTCGGTGGCTAAATGGATGGGTTTTTCTGAGCCTAAATATGTGGGATATTGTTCGTTTCGTGGGCTTGCAAATTACCCTGATGGACAACCTTATGAGTCACTGGTAAATTACATTTATGGACGAGGCATACGTGCCGCCTATATCCCAGTTTCTCCAACAAAAGTATATTGGTTCGTGTGCTTCAATAGCCCTGTACCAG GTCCAAAGATTACAGATCCATTTGTCTTGAAGAAACAAACAAAAGAACTAATAAAGAATTGGCCTTTGGAGTTTCGAAATGTTATAGATGCCACCCCAGAAGACACTATCATCCGGACCCCAGTAGCTGACAGGTGGTCGTGGCCAGGACTGAGCCCATCGGCCTCATCAGGTGGGGTCGTTTTGGTTGGTGATGCGTGGCACCCAATGACTCCTAATATTGGTCAAGGTGGTTGTTGTGCTTTAGAAGATGTCGTTGTTTTAGTGCAAAAGCTCGCGCCTGCACTTAATGCTGGACCCACATTCATTGAAGATGCGCTGAGGTCATACCGAAATGAGAGATGGACACGAGTCTTTTCAATGACCGTACGGGCTAATGTGACTTGTGCTGTTTTGCACTTAGAGAACCCAGTGGCTTGTGCAATTAGGGACCATGTGCTTGTCCCTAAGTTGATTAGGCTCGGACCAATGTTGGAATATACCAACTTTGAATTCGATCCATTACTGCAAATTAGCCCTTGA
- the LOC139851706 gene encoding monooxygenase 2-like, with protein MATISSSFLIFHTPCLHQQTIATQLTNNPRKNYRKTFKRGSLTINSAQSDIRKEEIVIVGAGIAGLATAVSLNKLGVGSLVLEQAETLRTGGTSLTLFKNGWKILDEMGVGDELRSQYFEVQGMEMKTDSERVLRSFEFKEDDPTQEVRTVERGILLETLAKKLPADSISYSSKLAKIEKHENGETLLELANGTKISSKVVIGCDGVRSSVAKWMGFSEPNYVGYCAFRGLADYPNGQPYVRRVTYIYGQGVRAGFAPASKTKVYWFVIFNSPEPGPRITDPLVLKNQTKELIKKWPSELQNIIDATPDDTIIRTPIADRWLWPGLSPRASSGGVVLVGDAWHPMTPNLGQGACSALEDALILVEKLAPALKAGPTVIENAMRSYENERWSRIFSITIKANLFGAVLQSENPVVCAIRDNVLVPKLVRLGTMLEHTNFEFEPLLQTKI; from the exons ATGGCTACAATCTCTTCATCTTTCTTAATTTTTCACACTCCATGTCTTCATCAACAAACCATTGCTACTCAGCTCACCAATAACCCTCGAAAAAATTACCGAAAAACATTCAAACGAGGTTCTCTAACAATCAACAGTGCACAATCGGATATCCGAAAAGAAGAAATCGTCATTGTAGGAGCTGGAATCGCAGGCCTCGCCACAGCAGTTTCTTtaaacaa ATTAGGGGTCGGATCGTTGGTGCTGGAGCAGGCGGAGACATTGCGAACAGGAGGAACTTCACTGACTTTGTTCAAGAATGGTTGGAAGATTTTGGATGAAATGGGAGTTGGTGATGAACTTAGATCTCAATACTTTGAGGTTCAAGG GATGGAGATGAAAACAGATTCAGAAAGAGTGTTACGCTCATTCGAATTTAAAGAAGATGATCCAAC TCAAGAGGTTCGTACAGTTGAAAGAGGAATCCTTTTGGAAACTTTGGCTAAAAAACTACCGGCAGATTCCATTTCTTACTCTTCAAAGTTGGCGAAGATTGAAAAACATGAAAATGGCGAAACTTTGCTAGAACTTGCTAATGGTACTAAGATATCATCCAAG GTGGTAATTGGATGTGACGGAGTTCGTTCTTCGGTGGCTAAATGGATGGGATTTTCGGAGCCTAACTATGTGGGATATTGTGCGTTTCGTGGGCTTGCAGACTACCCTAATGGACAACCATATGTGCGGCGGGTAACTTACATTTATGGGCAAGGTGTACGTGCCGGCTTTGCCCCAGCTTCAAAAACAAAAGTTTATTGGTTCGTGATCTTCAATAGCCCTGAACCAG GTCCAAGGATTACCGATCCATTAGTCTTAAAGAACCAAACCAAGGAACTAATCAAGAAATGGCCCTCGGAGTTGCAAAATATAATTGACGCCACCCCAGACGACACTATAATCCGGACCCCAATAGCTGACCGGTGGTTGTGGCCAGGACTGAGCCCACGGGCATCATCAGGTGGGGTCGTTCTGGTTGGTGATGCATGGCACCCAATGACTCCTAATCTTGGTCAGGGTGCTTGTAGTGCTTTAGAAGATGCCCTCATTCTAGTGGAAAAGCTCGCACCTGCACTTAAGGCTGGACCAACAGTCATTGAAAATGCCATGAGGTCGTACGAAAATGAGAGATGGTCTCGAATCTTTTCAATAACTATAAAGGCTAACTTGTTTGGTGCTGTTTTGCAGTCAGAGAACCCAGTGGTTTGTGCAATTAGGGACAACGTACTTGTCCCTAAGTTGGTTAGGCTCGGAACAATGTTGGAACATACCAACTTTGAATTTGAGCCATTACTGCAAACTAAGATTTAA